From the genome of Hymenobacter gelipurpurascens:
TTGCCGGCGGCAATAATTAAGAAGGTTGTAGGAAAGCCGGGCACCATTTCCACTGGGGCGTTTGCATCGGCCCCGGCAGTCAGCAGCGTTTCCACGTCAGCAGGGTTGTTTTTGACTACCGCACCGAACACTTTCTGCGTGGGCGTCTGGGCAAGCGAAACCGTAGTGGTAAGAAATAAGGCAAAAGCGAGAAGAAGTTGTTTCATGCCGAGAAGTCCAATTGGGGGGAGGTATTAACCCCAAATATAGCCTATTGACGCCGCAAAATCCTAATTTCGGATACCTCAATACCTACGCTTACAGCCAGCCTTTAGGACACGTTTTCAGGGGTGCTTGCACCAAGTCAGGTGGGTGTGCCAGCCTTTGAAATTCCACCATCAGGGAGTGGCCTAGGCCACCTTTTCGGCTTCGGCCTGGCGGCCCATGTGCTGGGCCATCATGCTGGCCAGAATAATCTGGAGGGCGTGGTACAGCATGAGCGGCAACAGGAGCAGCCCCGTGGCGGCCATGCCCGGAAACAAGAGGCTTGCCATTACGCTGCCGTGCACCAACGATTTCTTGGAACCACAGAACAGCGCCACGGTGCGGTCGGCCCGCGAGAAACCCAGCATACGGCTCACGGCCCATACTACGCCAAAAATCAGGAAGTACAGCACCACCATACCCAAGCCCAGCAAAGCAATATCGCGGGGCTGATAGCTGCGGAAAATACCCTCCGCAAACGACTCACAGAACGCCGTGAACACGATGAGCAGAATCACCACCTGATCGGAGATACGCAGTGAGCCTTTGTGTTGCTCGGCAAAGCTCCCGAAACGGTGGTTGAGCAATACGCCTACCACAACCGGCAAAATCACCTGCCAGAGCAAGTCGAGGCCGAGGCGCCAGAGGTTGCCGCCCTCGGCGGAGGTATTCAGGAACAGGCTGGTCCAGAGGGGCGTGAGCACAATGCCCAGCAGGCTGCTGATGCTGGCGTTGAAAATGGCCGCGGGCAGGTTGCCGCGCGCAATACTCACCATCACGACCGAGGTTGATACAGTGCTGGGCAGCGTGCACAAAAAGAACACGCTAGGCCACATATCAAGCGCCTTTCCTACAAACAAGGGCCGCAACGCCAATGCCAGCAGCGGAAACACTACAAATGTGGTAAGCTGCACCACCACATGCAGGCGCCAGTTGCGTAGGCCGGCCCGCAGCTTATCGAGGCTCAGGCGCAGTCCATAGAAAAAGAAAATAAGGGCCACGCCCGCCGTCGTGATGACTTTCCACGGAATAGGGCTAGCCTTGCTGCCCACATCCGGAATCAGGTAGGCCAGGGCTACCACGCCTATCAGGCCCAGCAAGAACCAATCGAGAAGGCCGGCGCGGCGGAGCAGGGCCAGCAGGCGATTTTCGGAAGGAGACGGAGGCGGTAGCACGGGCGGAGCGGGTTGGAGCATAGGCGGGCGTTATTCGCTGATGTTGAGATTGTATTCCTTGGCCGTAGATCGAAACAGATCAAGCTGGTTTTGCTCCTTCATGGCGCTATACAGCACCGTAAGCAGGCGGTTGCTGTCGGAGAGATACGGCGATTCCTGCTCTACGTATAGCCGGTGCGCGCTGAATAGGTTCTGCATTGCCTGCGGAAAGTCTCGGCGGAGCAGGGCCATTTTGCCGGCTCCGAAGTAGCCCTCAGGATCGTAGGGATGAAAGAAGCGCAGTTTTTCGTAGTAGGTGCGGGCGTCGTCGTCTTTGTGCTGCAGCGTTTTCACGACGGCCATATTGAGCAGGGCCAAGTTGCCTTCTGGAAAAACAGACAACGACTTCTCGTAGTAAGCTTCCGCTTTTTTCAGGTCTTTGGTTTGCCGGTAGCAGACGGCGGCATCGTCGAGGGCTTTCACGAATTGCGGATCCCGCTTGATGGCAGTCAGGAAATGGGGCAGGGCGGCAGCGTATTGCTTTTTCACGAGTAAATCGGAGCCGGCCTGGTAGGCCACTGCGGCCGAAGCAACGGAGGAAGTAGCGTAAAATTTGGTTTGTTTCTGCTGCACCACGGCATTGCGAACCGCCGGGCAAGACTGGCCTAGCAACTCCTGGGCCTGCCGCATAGAACCCCGAATTCCTTCTACCGTGTTCATCACCTTAGCATCAGCCCCGCCGCCCTCCTTCACGACGCTGGCAAAGGCTTGCGGCAGGCATTTTTCGAGGCGCGTCAGAGCAGAATCGGGAACGGCGGGCTGGCCTATGCAGTCGCAGGCTTTATCTGCCAGCCGTTGGGGCAAGGTAGCTTGCTGGGCCATGGCCGGTACCGTTAGCAACAGGCCTAGCAGAGGAGTAAGTAGTTTCTTCATATCAGACAGAGGACAAAGAATAAGAAACAGGAAGTGCACATGAATAAAAGCTCTGCAATATCTTGGTTGAGCCGCATAAGCCAACGGTGACAGCAGATAATAAAAAAGGCACCCACCTTCCTGGTGAGTGCCTTTTGGGTAGTAGAGTGGGAAGCTTATTCGGCAGTAGGCCGGGGCTGAGCCTTCAGCTTTTTCACGAAATCAGCAAACGCCTGGCCTAGCTCCGCAAACAGCGGATTGTCGCGGTTGGCCAGCAGCACATTGCCCAGCAGCTTGGCCCCCAGTGCCAACTCAGCGGCCTGCTCGTGGGGCAGAAACTGAGCGTTTTGCACACGCTGCACAATGGCAGATACATCGTCGTGGTTGGTGAAATCGAGGGAAAGCGGCTCGTGCAAGGGCTGCTCCGGCATGCTGGCCGCCACATGCTCCAACGTAATTCTATAGCGATGCTGACGCTTGCTCATAATGGAAAATAAAAGGAAGTGAGAGCGTGCGTGGAGCGCTAGGCCACCATAGGCGCTAGGCCACGGCTCCCACCAGCTTGCGCTGCTTCTTGTTGGCTTTGCGCAGGCGGTTCAGCCACATGATGGTGCCCGTGATAGGAAATGTGAAGCCCAGCACGCACACCACCAGCGCAATAATTTTAGATGGCCAGCCGAATACCGCGCCGGTATGCACCGGCTTAAACATGCCGCGTACCCGCTGCCCCAGGTTGCGCTGCTCATAGGTCTGCTGACTTAACACCTTGCCGGTGTACTGGTCCAGAAACATCTCATCGGTGGCGTTTTCATACACAGCCCCACGGCGCAGCGTGGCCACCTTAAAGCTGGCGCTAGCATCTTTGGGAAGCTGAAGCGAGTAGTAGACTGCCTGAGGTACCTGGCGCAGCACCAGCTGCAGCACGGCATCAGGCGATAAGCCGGGGGCGGCAGGGGCAGCCTGTGGTAGCGCCGCCACTGCTCCCGTTGGTACAGCGGAAACAGGTGGCTCGGGGCGCTGCATGGGCGAGTTGGTGATGGCGAAAATGCCCTTGTTAAACCACTCAAACGACCACGCCAGGCCAGTGAAAGCAAATACAAACAGGAACAGCGCCGAATAGAACCCCAGCACAATGTGCAGATCGTGGTTTACGCGCTTCCAGCCGCCGCTCCACTTCACCTTCACGCGTTGCTGCAGCGCCTTGCGGGTGGCCGGCCACCACAGCACCAGGCCAGTGCCAATGATCAACAGGAACATCACCGTGCTCACGCCCACCACCAGCTTGCCGATAGGGCCGCCTACCATGCCGCGGTGCAGGGCCATCATCGTGAAGAAGAACGTTTCGCGGTAGTTCAGCTCCCCAGTTACCGCACCGGTGTACGGGTTCACAAATACTTTCGGGCCGCCGGGGCCACCTTCGCCCTTACCACCTTTTCCGCCTTTGCCTTCGGAGCGGGCAGCGACTTCCTGGGCGGGGCCTGAAGCTTTGGTTTCCCTGTGGCCTGCTGAGCTGCCTTCGCTTTTCTGGCCATCCTTCTTGCCGCCCTCGGGGCTGCTACCGGCCAGGCTGAACTCCACAGTGCGGGTGGGGTCAGTATAGATCTTTACTCCCGAGATTTTGGCGCCCGGCTTGTAGTGCGTTACGGCGCTCGAAAGGAGCGTAAGCGGCAGAGCGGGGCGCTGCTCGGGCTTCACGAAGTAGCGCTCGGGGTGCCAGGCCTGCTCCAGTTCTTTCTCAAAAACCAGCACGGCCCCCGTCAGGCACACCACGGCAATAATCAGCCCCGAAACCAGGCTCAGGTACAAGTGAATGTTACGAAAGAAGATTTTCATGGAGCAGAGAAATCAGATATCAGAACTGAGTTGCAAGTTCGCCAGAAACCCAAAAAGCATCCGTTGCAGCGGGTACTTTTTGGGCTTTCTTCACTCACACAAGTCAATTAGAGACGGTAGCCTAGCGTAGCCGAGAACTGACGTGGGGCGATGGGGTTCACGCTGTTGTCGTCGTGCACGTTGTAGCTCAGTTGGTTCAGCACGTTCGATAGCTTTACCCGCAACGAGAGTCGGTCGTAGGTGTAGCCCACCGAGGCATCCAGCTGCGCG
Proteins encoded in this window:
- a CDS encoding bile acid:sodium symporter family protein, which codes for MLQPAPPVLPPPSPSENRLLALLRRAGLLDWFLLGLIGVVALAYLIPDVGSKASPIPWKVITTAGVALIFFFYGLRLSLDKLRAGLRNWRLHVVVQLTTFVVFPLLALALRPLFVGKALDMWPSVFFLCTLPSTVSTSVVMVSIARGNLPAAIFNASISSLLGIVLTPLWTSLFLNTSAEGGNLWRLGLDLLWQVILPVVVGVLLNHRFGSFAEQHKGSLRISDQVVILLIVFTAFCESFAEGIFRSYQPRDIALLGLGMVVLYFLIFGVVWAVSRMLGFSRADRTVALFCGSKKSLVHGSVMASLLFPGMAATGLLLLPLMLYHALQIILASMMAQHMGRQAEAEKVA
- a CDS encoding tetratricopeptide repeat protein; this encodes MKKLLTPLLGLLLTVPAMAQQATLPQRLADKACDCIGQPAVPDSALTRLEKCLPQAFASVVKEGGGADAKVMNTVEGIRGSMRQAQELLGQSCPAVRNAVVQQKQTKFYATSSVASAAVAYQAGSDLLVKKQYAAALPHFLTAIKRDPQFVKALDDAAVCYRQTKDLKKAEAYYEKSLSVFPEGNLALLNMAVVKTLQHKDDDARTYYEKLRFFHPYDPEGYFGAGKMALLRRDFPQAMQNLFSAHRLYVEQESPYLSDSNRLLTVLYSAMKEQNQLDLFRSTAKEYNLNISE
- a CDS encoding DUF3861 domain-containing protein, with protein sequence MSKRQHRYRITLEHVAASMPEQPLHEPLSLDFTNHDDVSAIVQRVQNAQFLPHEQAAELALGAKLLGNVLLANRDNPLFAELGQAFADFVKKLKAQPRPTAE
- a CDS encoding PepSY-associated TM helix domain-containing protein, encoding MKIFFRNIHLYLSLVSGLIIAVVCLTGAVLVFEKELEQAWHPERYFVKPEQRPALPLTLLSSAVTHYKPGAKISGVKIYTDPTRTVEFSLAGSSPEGGKKDGQKSEGSSAGHRETKASGPAQEVAARSEGKGGKGGKGEGGPGGPKVFVNPYTGAVTGELNYRETFFFTMMALHRGMVGGPIGKLVVGVSTVMFLLIIGTGLVLWWPATRKALQQRVKVKWSGGWKRVNHDLHIVLGFYSALFLFVFAFTGLAWSFEWFNKGIFAITNSPMQRPEPPVSAVPTGAVAALPQAAPAAPGLSPDAVLQLVLRQVPQAVYYSLQLPKDASASFKVATLRRGAVYENATDEMFLDQYTGKVLSQQTYEQRNLGQRVRGMFKPVHTGAVFGWPSKIIALVVCVLGFTFPITGTIMWLNRLRKANKKQRKLVGAVA